DNA from Rhipicephalus microplus isolate Deutch F79 chromosome 5, USDA_Rmic, whole genome shotgun sequence:
gcctctatggaccagctgccttcggacgacccgcacgatttttcttctcgacagctggctgacccatactgtcgacgtattataggctacctcactggcagttcccgtccacctaatgcgaggctccgtcaccaactctcgcagtttaagctggacaactcggtactgtaccgcaaaatttaccatcctgacggtaagcgctgggttcccgttccaCCCCGATCGCTTCgatccgaagtcctcagagcacttcatgaccatccgacggctggtcaccttggttatcacaaaacctacgatcgccttcgaagtcgactttattggccaggtattaccactagtgtagctcggtacgttgggtcttgcactacctgccaatgtagaaaactacccacatctgctccagccggtacactacagcctcttccgtgcccagccacgccattcgaagttgtaggcatcgatatTTATGGCCCCCTttcagtcagtgctgctggaaaccaatggatagtaacagccgttgaccatttgacgcgctacgccgaaacagcatccgtcactaccggttcagcttctgaaattgccgatttcatcctccgagccattatactgcgtcatggtgctccacgtgtattgctcagtgaccgtggaagggcttTCCTTTCACGACTAGTGAACGAACTCCTTtgcgcctctggcacaactcacaagactgcctctagttatcatccccaaactaacggcctcactgagcgattccaccacactcttgctgacataatcgccgcctacattcaaccagaccacaagaactgggatgtagtcctaccattcgtcactttcgcctaaaATACGGCTATTctgcggacaaccggctactcaccattttacctagtttatggacgctcccctacttctctcctggacgtctctttctttacttgccatgtggattcatctccaccctcttcagaggaatacgttttacggctcgcagagagccgccaacgtgctcttataaacactgaagcccgacagaaagacagaaagctggtttatgatgaatcgcatcgtgctgtatcctttcaacctggaaaCGAAGTGCTCCTTTCGatgcctattcgcacacctggtttgtgcgacaaattccagccacggtttatcgggccgtacacagttcttgaagaaacttcaccagtaaattatcgcgtgacaccacttgtagccccagcagatcgccgttatcgaactactgaggtcgtccatgtctcccgtatgaagcccttcatgcgacgttctttgtccccttgacttgccgcggccaggctggccgctttcacgtggggggaatcagtgtaagcatttagtataccaatcctcttcatctgtacattatcatcattatcatctgtggctcatgcatcctcatagttgtcacgtagcatcatcatattggttcgttcatctcagctgttggctgccggttcttcgggcctaagaAAGGTCTTCCAAGCCAAGACttcataacatatatatatatatatatttatacttacatttatatatataaatatatatatatatatatatatatatatatatatatatatatgtatatatatatatatatatatatatatatatatatgcgagaaAGAGACATTTTTACGGCAGCATCTTTACATTCACTGACCAGCCTTCTgctccaccagctgaaaacgtttagacACTTCTTGCATACAATACATCGGGTCCAGCATGAATGGTGCTCAAggaatctatatatatatatatatatatatatatatatatatatatatatatatatatatatatatatatatatatatatatatatatatatatatatatatatataaagtgggtGCGTTCCATGTTTGAAGCATTTCTGTATTCATTGCGGCCTATCATAAAGACGGTTTTACGTACGAGTAGAGTGCTGGTCTGCGCATGTCGTAGGATCACGGCATGGTACCTGTTTGACATATGAGGTGGAGTCGAGATAGTGATGTGGCTATCTCGGGAATCCTAAAAGAGGTGTCATTTTTACTAAAAGAAATTAATCCTTATGTGTGCTCAGTTGGTACTGTGTGAAGCTCGTGGTGGTGAAAGCGGTAGAagggggaagagggggggggcaTGAAAGATTGTGAGAGACCTTTATTCGATTCGTAGATGTACCTAAATAATATAACAAAGATAAATATAATGAACAGATGTGGTGTAGCTTGGCACAAAATGAGATGAAGCGTCACACTCGGGCAATAAAGAGCATGTGACGTGGTTATTGTGAGTTATATCAGAACGTAATAAAAAAACCATCAAAATTCAGTCGTGTTACGTTTCTTAGAGCATTCTCTAGAGGGCTTGATCGATTGTCATTCTATATCCACGACGTCAGCTCTGCTATCGAAACCGGATGACCCCATCGATTAGGTAGCCGCAGAATAGTTCACCACGACGGCAGATGCCCGAGGCTCAACCGTGTCTCACGTGGAATGCAGCCTGGTCGGGAAACGGACGCCGTCGCCAACACTCGTGAATGCGGGAATCATCCAAAGTGATTTTCGCGGACCGAACACCTCTACGAAGTTCTCGTAGCGGTTTCCGAGATCGAACGAGTCCCTGAGTTCTTTAAACGTCGCGTCGCGCAGCCTCTCGAGCGTCGTCTCGTTCTTTGACGCCATGAAAAGGTGCATGACGAAAAAGGAGCCGAGAGCGACGGCCAGCATAGTGCCCACGACCACGAGGAAGACCACGTGGAAAGCGCACGGCTTCCGAAGCCACGCGTCCGACCACCATTCAACCAAGTGGGCTGTCAGGGTGGCCAAGCCGTATAGGCACAGTGCAACCGTGTAGAAGAGAGTGAGCAAAAAGAACTTGTAGGTGCTGAAGCAGACGCAGTTGTTGAACCACGGACAGTGATGGTCCATTTTCATGATGCATCTGCGAAAATATTTATAGGAGGTCTGCGTTTGTGGCATATCGATAAGCTGCGAGAGAGGTCGTGAAACATTTTAGTCATCAGTTCTGTGTACTGTAGGCACTTTAGGAATGACATACAAAGAGGAAAACCGCTCTATAAGGGTCACTAATTTCACGCACGCGTCCATATACACATTTACTGCAGGAATAAAAAGGTGACACGCCCCTCAAAACAAGAAAACTTTATGAACAGAAAGCATTCACACATCAAAGGAGCACAAGACTCACACGAAGGATAGGTtcttgacttctttttttttaagcagcGTCAACATTCATCGCTAACAAAATCTTTTATTGATGCAGTAATCTCTTTTATAGCCACCAGATGACGTCTTATGTTAAAGTGCACAGTGTACGCGGGCTCACCTTCGGCACATGGAGCAGTGGTGGCATCTGTCCGGCTTGAGGAGATGGCATAACACGCAGTAACGCGCGGACCCGTCTGGCCCCCTAGTGAACACGCCTTTCTGCGATGCCAGCATCTCGAGCAGACCATGCCACGTGCGCTCGTTTTGACAGTTGGCCAGAACCTGCTCCTGGTCCACGCTCAACAGGTACGCTGGTGGAACGTCAGGAATCGCCGTCGCCGTCGTCTTTGCGTACGACCTGCAAAACGACACGTGAGCAGTACGATGTAAACAATATATCATACTAAATTCCACAGCGCAGAACACTTGTGCAGAGTATAGTTGATTGAGGGAGGGAAAGATGATATATGAGGCGGCTGTTTGGATTTCAGAGACTATGGAAACAAACATGACTTTCATTTGAATTCCTAAGAAAGAAGTTGAAGCGCATGCCAAATGGTTGTGGTGCGACGCAGCAAATTAAAGTTTGTTAAGAAGTTAAGCTTTTGCTCCGTATGAAAGCAGTGATGGTAAGAGCGCTGGTGATCAGCCTGATGCGAAAGCGATCGTACCACGTTCCCCAGGATCTGTGTAGTTGATCTCAACGTTCTCGTATAGCAAAGGCAATGAGCTATGTGACGTTGGCAATGACACTATTCCTCAAGTTACTCTGATATCAGATGCCATAAGCTTGTTAACATTGTTAAAGGTCGAGACAAAAAAGAAGGAATGCTCCATCAATGGAGGCGCTGAAGATAACGATTGCAATTTTAATTGGGTTGTTGTTGGTTGGAGTGTTCCACCCTCTCGGCTGGAGTACTCCCCGTGTACATTTGTAAATATACTGCGTtcggtatttatttatttcgaataTTCTCACTCCCGTAGAAACATGCATGCGCAAAACAAAGGGCAAGAAGACCAATAGGAGCGACACCCAGAACATGTGCACAGCACCAGAGAAACGAACGTCCCGGTTAGGCACTCTGCGACTTACCAGATGCACATGGACAGTAGCAGATGAAATCCAGCGCCGAACGTAACGGCCTTGGCTGTGCTCTCCTCTGCGACAATAGGCCGGCAGAAAACTTGAACATAGGCGTAGTAGGGACAGGAAATCAGCGCCGACACCAGCAACACGGGAAGCCAGGTGAGCGGACGGGGCTTTGTGAAGCTCCCCCCACGGGCGTCGCTACCGTTCTCGATGAGAGTACCTGGCCGGTCGACCGATGGCAGCATGCGTTGTTacagatgatggtgatgatgatgatgatgatgttcctaTTTACAATAAAGAGTTCGCCAAGGACGTGACATGGGGAAAATTTATTCACTCTCTTGATGTACTATAACtaagaaagaaaatagaaaatatATTAGTATAACAAAATGTTTACTAATAGTTTGCCATCATGCAACCAGAAAATGCAGATGAAGTTAGACTTCCACTTAAATTTTGAAAAGCGGGGTACTCTGGCGATGCCTTTTTTAACTGGGCGGCAATCAAGCCAACCAAGCGAAGTGTTGCTCCGCTATAAGAAACTCCAACAACGGGGATAAGCTATCAGCCACGGAGATCACCTATGGGCAATCCAGAACTGCCCACGATTCGGCAGTGTTGCTTAAGTCTGCACGTCCCTTCGTTGGAAGAGCTCACTATGTGCTAGTCGCATCTATTATGTTCATGAACATTGGCCACTTAAACCACTTCAATAAATCGCGAAAACTTCGTAGTCCCTAGGATGTTTACGTGCGAcaattcctttctttcttttttagttcttGGTAAACAGGGTGAACACACTTTTGCTCTCTTTTGAAAAGAACATGCGAAAGCAAGCATGAAACTCGCACTGCTTCTCCTTAGGTTTCAGGATGGCGTCCATCTTTGTGGTCCATTTCAATCCCCGGTGGTTGGCTTAGAGAAAGCTATCTGCCTGGCTGCCAGTATtacaaatattttaaaatatataTTCTATATTTTGAATTTTCTAATCACTCGGAATACGTACGCCACACTGTGATCTATTTCGTTGTCTGCACTAAAGCTCGGCAATGATTTAGCTTAGCGATAACGATCAAATCTGACTAAGAGTGATCAGATTAACCCTTTCGACTGACAGCCGAAACGTGCTGAAGCACAGGTACTTTGTCGGACAGAAATAACGAGCAAACGTCTTACCTGAAGAGCTGAAGAAAAAGCGCAGGACCCGCTATAACGTTTGCAGGTCCTCCGGTAGTATGCGACAAACACTGACGCAGGCACGGCACCGATCTCTCTGAAAGCAGTCGTCGTTGGCCTGTGTCCGACACCGCAAAAGTGCGCGCACTTTGGCAGATGCGTTGCCGCAGAAGCTCCCATCGGGCAAAGAAGCCATGAAGGAAGCCGACATTGCTGGGATTCAGAAGTCTTTCGCATTGAAGTCTTTCGCAAGACTGGACTCGTAAAGAGCATTTAATGTGTCACTTGGACTAGGTTTAAAAAAATGTGGGTGTTGCGTGCCTCATATGCCTGTTCCTTCTTTCTAAAAGGTGTTTTTTGCATCCTCTTGAGTTCGAATAGTTTACGACGCACAGCTGGCACGATTGACTTGCGTCATGCGGTTCCAGTTGACGTTGAATAGGCTCAATTTTTAAAATTAGGTTTAGAGGGCCTAGCTTGTGCGCAACGGCACAAGCTAATGTTAATAAGTGCTATAGAAAACACATGGTGTAACCTTCATTTGTGCAGTGTCCTTTCTCGCTTTCGGTAATGTTGAATGAACGGGGACGCAAGTTCTTTGCGAAATCCCACTGCAAGCTGCATTTGTGCTGCCGTAAAACATGCTGCTCTGCAATGAATTTTTTTCAAAGCGAGAACATTGCACAGAAGTTTCAGCTGCGGTAGTGACGCCGATATCATGTGTACCGAATGCATGTGCATCTGTGTATTTTATACACAAGCTGTCCCGGATGTCTGCCCTTTGTCTGCATTAAAAGGCCGGAGTGAAGGCTTCGAATGTGTGCGTCATGGCAATACAATAAGTTCCACAGCCGAGACTCGATATACACTGAAAGAACCGACTCTCGCTTTTCAAAACATGTCTTTGCGCTACCTTTCACTGAAGAGTGGGCGTGGCACAGGTATATTGAATCCGTGAAACTTCCACTTGGAGAACGGATACTTCCGCGTTTTGGAATGCTAACTTGTGGTTCAAGGTTTCCTATAGAATGCCAAAACACGACAGCTGCAATcgtcttgctgtttttttttcaggttgtAATCCAAGCTCAGTATGAACCTTTGATTGATTAAAGGTGCTTCTGTGTTCCGAGGCGACGTTAGTACTCTGTTCACATTTGAAATTTGCTTCACGACTTCATGTGTGTATTTCGTTCGCGGACGCCTATGCAGCTCCCTGAGGTATCATGTTGGTGTGACGCCGAATCATGCATCAACTAAGGCAATAAAGACATAACCATTTATTTCGATGGACGAACTTGAGCAGAGCAAGAGTAAGAACGCTCCCAGTACAACAATAGCTTTACCTGCAGCCGAAGATTGCCAAAATATGACCATTTGGTTGAACATCTTGGCTCGTACATGCTACGCCATAAAATACTGCGAAATCGCTGGCCCTAATTCAAGTTCCGTAACGTACAGGGCTCAAGAAACTTAATGCTTAATGATGCcagcatttcgcttccatcgtCTCCCTTTCTAGCCGCTTTCGCGTAATATTGACTCGCACACTTCCATCAGAGCCAACATTGCCTCTAGTGCCCAGATTTGTGACACAAAATTGAGGTTTGCCTTTGGCTGGACTTCAAATTCAGAGGTAATGCTAAAGCCAAAGTAGGCACCTAATAAAATTTTATCGTCAAATGCGTAGCCAGATAAAACAAGAACAGTAGTATCAGTACAATTTTTATATTATTGAAGAATAAATTACATCATTTTCATTGATCAAAACCATATCAACATCTTCCCTCTACTTCGGCCTTCAAGGCTCAAGTAGGTTTTTAAGAAGTGAATGGATATTGTCTTGAATTAGGTGTGCTTGCGTATATATGGTTTATGTGAAAAAGAGTTTCTTCAAGATACAGTAATTCACTGTACTCAAAAAGGTAATACGAAAGTTCGACATTGAAGCAGCAGACTTATTAGCCGAGTTTGAAGAAGCAGACTGATTAGCATTGTTTACGTAATACCAGTCCGTCCTCAAATACTATTGCTACATGCATAATTATAGTCTCTCAAACGATGCGCACGTGTGCCCGACGAAGAAAACGAAGGTCTCTCGCTTCGCGCTCTGACCTGAACCGGTCAGCAGTGGGACCGCGGTTGTAAATATACCTTGTAAATGGTCTACGGTGCAAGCGACTATCCTTCACGTAACAGTATGATTCAAGGTGAACAGCCCAGATTTACATTGTTGCGGATCAGTGCTCATCAATTTCACTCTTGAGCAGGCGCGGCGTGTATACAGGAGTGCGACAAACTTGCACCTGCAAAGATTTTGGGCTGAGTGAGCAGCGTCCACGTGTTTTCCAACGCGCACACAGCTTCGCCACTCCGTATAAACATGCACGCCACACTCTGCATTGATGCTCATTGACGCGTATGAGCCCGCTGGTTTAGTGAGGACGCTTTCGCACATCGGCTGACAGGACAGAAAATCTTCGAAAGAAT
Protein-coding regions in this window:
- the LOC142817551 gene encoding palmitoyltransferase ZDHHC2-like, with product MLPSVDRPGTLIENGSDARGGSFTKPRPLTWLPVLLVSALISCPYYAYVQVFCRPIVAEESTAKAVTFGAGFHLLLSMCIWSYAKTTATAIPDVPPAYLLSVDQEQVLANCQNERTWHGLLEMLASQKGVFTRGPDGSARYCVLCHLLKPDRCHHCSMCRRCIMKMDHHCPWFNNCVCFSTYKFFLLTLFYTVALCLYGLATLTAHLVEWWSDAWLRKPCAFHVVFLVVVGTMLAVALGSFFVMHLFMASKNETTLERLRDATFKELRDSFDLGNRYENFVEVFGPRKSLWMIPAFTSVGDGVRFPTRLHST